In Nonomuraea muscovyensis, the following proteins share a genomic window:
- a CDS encoding aminobutyraldehyde dehydrogenase — protein MRELINPATGVLHDMVPDTPVEGVARAVLQARAAFAEWSQATPAERARLLLRLADLVEADAEELTRLEVEDTGKPATVVRDGELPFAVDNLRFFAGAARSLEGTGAGVFSRGYTSVMVRRPVGVVASIAPWNFPLVMAVWKLGPAVAAGNAVVIKPAPQTPRSTLRLVELFAKAGAPHGLVQAVTGDAEVGEALVTDPGVDMVSVTGSTETGRAVMAGAATTLKRVHLELGGKAPALVFADADLAAMAAGVAMGATYNTGQDCTAATRVYVARAVYADAVEALRANLAEIKVGDPWDPATDIGPLISAEHRDRVHGFVRGAGGRIAQGGAPVDGAGFYYPPTLVTDVAQNSDIVQGELFGPVLVVLPFDGEDEAVKLANDTRYGLASSVWSRDVARAMRVSHRLDVGVTWINDHLPIASEAPHGGVKGSGFGKDMSQEAVQEYSVTRHLMIKHAVSEERDGFRPA, from the coding sequence ATGCGCGAACTGATCAACCCGGCCACCGGAGTCCTGCACGACATGGTCCCGGACACGCCCGTCGAGGGCGTGGCCCGGGCCGTGCTGCAGGCCCGCGCCGCCTTCGCGGAGTGGTCGCAGGCGACGCCCGCCGAGCGGGCCCGGCTGTTGCTGCGGCTCGCCGACCTCGTCGAGGCCGACGCCGAGGAGCTGACCCGGCTCGAGGTGGAGGACACCGGCAAGCCCGCGACGGTCGTCAGGGACGGCGAGCTGCCGTTCGCGGTCGACAACCTGCGCTTCTTCGCCGGCGCCGCCCGCTCGCTGGAAGGCACCGGGGCCGGGGTGTTCAGCCGCGGCTACACCTCCGTCATGGTGCGCCGTCCCGTCGGCGTGGTCGCCTCGATCGCGCCGTGGAACTTCCCGCTCGTCATGGCCGTCTGGAAGCTCGGCCCGGCCGTCGCCGCGGGCAACGCCGTCGTCATCAAGCCGGCGCCGCAGACGCCGCGCAGCACGCTGCGGCTGGTGGAGCTGTTCGCCAAGGCGGGCGCGCCGCACGGGCTGGTGCAGGCCGTCACCGGCGACGCCGAGGTGGGCGAGGCGCTCGTCACCGACCCGGGCGTGGACATGGTCAGCGTCACCGGCTCCACCGAGACCGGCCGGGCCGTCATGGCGGGAGCCGCCACGACGCTCAAGCGGGTCCACCTGGAGCTCGGCGGGAAGGCGCCGGCGCTGGTCTTCGCCGACGCCGACCTGGCCGCGATGGCCGCCGGCGTGGCCATGGGCGCCACCTACAACACCGGCCAGGACTGCACCGCGGCGACGCGCGTCTACGTGGCCCGTGCGGTGTACGCGGACGCGGTGGAGGCCCTTCGGGCAAATCTTGCCGAAATCAAGGTCGGTGACCCCTGGGATCCGGCCACGGACATCGGCCCGCTGATCTCCGCGGAGCACCGTGACCGGGTGCACGGCTTCGTACGCGGCGCCGGGGGGCGGATCGCGCAGGGTGGAGCCCCGGTCGACGGGGCAGGTTTCTACTACCCGCCGACTCTTGTGACAGATGTGGCTCAGAACAGCGATATCGTCCAAGGGGAACTTTTCGGTCCCGTCCTCGTGGTCCTGCCCTTCGACGGTGAGGACGAGGCCGTCAAGCTCGCCAACGACACCCGTTACGGCCTGGCGTCGTCGGTGTGGTCGCGCGACGTGGCCAGGGCGATGCGGGTGTCTCACCGCTTGGACGTGGGTGTCACCTGGATCAATGACCACCTGCCCATCGCCAGCGAGGCCCCCCATGGCGGGGTCAAGGGCAGCGGGTTCGGCAAGGACATGAGCCAGGAGGCGGTGCAGGAGTATTCGGTGACCCGTCACCTGATGATCAAGCATGCGGTGTCCGAGGAGCGAGACGGCTTCCGGCCCGCCTGA